The following are encoded in a window of Etheostoma cragini isolate CJK2018 chromosome 7, CSU_Ecrag_1.0, whole genome shotgun sequence genomic DNA:
- the zmp:0000000926 gene encoding ataxin-1-like: MNPSPDRGKECLPPKKRESRQGSSEHHNPLDEFKPPVPLRSRSSAGGGEGGREASDRDRALINPNPHLLHTPPPLPAPTPGLPLPLPWHLSYSPSVSLPLFPGQVSERMGSGSPGWRDDSLPSPLSHQSRWLRGDGPLSLPPSPSSSSASSFKTPFPADSREIWSYINSGRRDNSSSLFSPSYLFSHHSLYPQQPSFVEARHRYLGKRLNGLDGPGSRTASTSRPLLAGEYGNDSSRTRLDISPHSSHTNGGRRQQEDLTSRVHSGGPFLSDSQAQEGLEPHSSLQDRHPHGMVKTSLLSTSPHPLGPVPRAGRGGLLDPQGVTPAEAQIYYSLGSVCHPSPQVQAYPLYSPSGTALYNLHREPGPRQHNQRSSPLGLPNSHDRSQRDRDRDQERDRENLLQRDREQGKDKEKHLQRDKDQERDSERERRRDRERHRGRELSPSHLHTSAPALYSSPPALLPHFTKGSLIELASGRLKRVEELRTEDFLRSADTSPEFHLSTCTVLLISPSSAQGFSHLQVHLTDRNTQELLKVLVEYPFFVQDRGWSSCCPERTTQLYGLPCRQLMEGDVCLALTPTPTQTHRTHTRTGSRAHRSQLSSRAAGEPSSSHREEMPPPPPPPPLPHHPPPTLPAPLRALATEPPAQEQPRLRKRRWSAPDTLPSTGTVESLLDLPHGSKLMKWQ; the protein is encoded by the exons ATGAATCCCAGCCCCGATCGCGGCAAAGAGTGCCTCCCTCCCAAGAAAAGGGAGTCTCGGCAAGGCTCATCAGAGCACCACAACCCCCTGGACGAGTTTAAACCCCCGGTGCCACTCCGGAGTCGGTCCAGtgcagggggaggggagggaggcagagaggctAGTGACAGGGACCGTGCTCTGATTAACCCAAATCCCCATCTCCTACATACTCCTCCACCCCTTCCTGCTCCAACACCAGGCCTACCACTGCCCCTACCATGGCACCTGAGCtactctccctctgtctctctcccccttttcccAGGGCAGGTCAGCGAGAGGATGGGCTCTGGGTCCCCCGGCTGGAGAGATGATTCTCTCCCCTCGCCTCTGTCCCACCAGTCCAGGTGGCTTAGAGGGGATGGGCCCCTCTCCTTGCCACCTtccccatcctcctcctccgcttCTTCCTTCAAGACTCCCTTCCCAGCCGATTCTAGGGAGATATGGTCCTACATTAACAGTGGCCGGCGGGACAAcagctcctctctcttctccccatCATATTTGTTTAGCCACCACTCTCTCTACCCTCAACAGCCAAGCTTTGTTGAAGCCAGACACAGATATTTGGGTAAGAGACTCAACGGCCTGGACGGGCCAGGCAGCAGGACTGCCTCAACCTCCAGGCCTCTGCTTGCAGGAGAATATGGGAATGATAGCAGCAGAACCCGGCTGGACATCAGTCCACACAGCTCCCATACCAACGGTGGACGGAGACAGCAGGAGGATCTAACATCCCGTGTCCATTCTGGAGGGCCATTTTTGTCAGACTCTCAAGCTCAGGAGGGCCTTGAGCCACATTCCTCACTGCAGGACAGACATCCACATGGAATGGTTAAGACCAGCCTACTCTCCACCAGTCCCCACCCCCTCGGACCAGTCCCCAGGGCAGGTAGAGGGGGACTTTTGGACCCCCAAGGGGTCACACCAGCTGAAGCCCAGATCTACTACTCCTTGGGATCAGTGTGCCACCCCAGCCCTCAGGTCCAAGCATACCCACTCTACAGCCCCTCAGGAACAGCGCTGTACAACCTGCACAGGGAGCCAGGACCCAGGCAGCACAATCAAAGGAGCTCACCCCTGGGTCTGCCTAACAGCCATGACAGGTCACAAAGAGACCGGGACAGAGaccaagagagagacagagaaaatctACTACAAAGGGACAGGGAGCAAGGtaaagacaaagagaagcacCTACAACGTGACAAAGACCAAGAAAGAGACAGTGAGCGCGAGAGACGAcgggacagagaaagacacagagggagagagttaTCTCCTTCGCATCTTCACACCTCAGCCCCGGCCCTTTACTCATCTCCCCCTGCGCTCCTACCTCACTTCACCAAGGGTTCTCTGATTGAGTTGGCCAGTGGGCGGTTGAAGAGGGTGGAGGAGCTGCGGACCGAGGACTTCCTGAGGAGCGCAGATACCTCCCCAGAGTTCCACCTTAGCACTTGCACAGTGCTGCTGATTTCCCCCAGCAGTGCACAGGGCTTCAGCCACCTGCAGGTCCACCTCACAGACCGCAACACCCAG gAATTACTGAAGGTCTTGGTGGAGTATCCGTTCTTTGTGCAGGACCGAGGCTGGTCTTCTTGCTGCCCTGAGAGAACCACACAGCTGTATGGCCTGCCCTGCCGCCAGCTCATGGAGGGGGATGTCTGCTTGGCTCTGACCCCCACTCCCACCCAAACCCACCGGACACACACGCGTACTGGCTCCAGGGCCCATCGCTCGCAACTCTCCTCCAGGGCTGCAGGAGAACCCAGTAGCTCGCACAGGGAGGAGATGccgcctccccctcctcccccccctctTCCTCACCATCCACCTCCTACTCTACCGGCCCCTTTACGTGCTCTGGCTACAGAGCCTCCCGCTCAGGAGCAGCCGCGTCTACGCAAACGGCGTTGGTCTGCCCCAGATACCCTTCCCTCAACGGGAACTGTTGAAAGCCTCCTGGATTTACCTCATGGCTCCAAGCTAATGAAGTGGCAGTAG